Proteins found in one Triticum aestivum cultivar Chinese Spring chromosome 4D, IWGSC CS RefSeq v2.1, whole genome shotgun sequence genomic segment:
- the LOC123098420 gene encoding probable 26S proteasome non-ATPase regulatory subunit 3, giving the protein MDVQMGEPQAAPPPAAAAAAPAPSTIQHLKEIAAVIEAGSVTKEVRRISRAVRLTVALRRRLAARDVSAFLAFALPANSDAYARLTPLLPKEDEAEMDIDAAAPATQISIKHGLPEIEIYCSLLVLIFLIDQKKYDEAKACATGSIARLKNLNRRTVDVLASRLYFYYSYVYELTNTLAEIRGNLLGLHRMATLHHDELGQETLLNLLLRNYLHYNLYDQAEKLRSKAPRFEAHSNQQFCRYLFYLGKIRTIQLEYTDAKESLLQAARKAPAAARGFRIQCNKWAIIVRLLLGEIPERTVFMQKGMKEALAPYFELTNAVRIGDLELFRAVADKFASTFSADRTHNLIVRLRHNVIRTGLRNISISYSRISLADIAKKLRLDTENPVADAECIVAKAIRDGAIDATIDHANGWMVSKETGDVYSTNEPQAAFNSRIAFCLNMHNEAVKAMRFPPNSHKEKESAEKRRERLQQEEELAKHMAEEDDDDF; this is encoded by the exons ATGGACGTCCAGATGGGCGAGCCGCAGGCGgcccctcctcccgccgccgcagcGGCGGCGCCGGCCCCATCCACCATCCAAC ATCTGAAGGAGATCGCCGCGGTGATCGAGGCGGGGTCGGTCACCAAGGAGGTCCGCCGGATCTCCCGCGCCGTCCGCCTCACCgtcgccctgcgccgccgcctcgccgcccgcgacgTCTCGGCCTTCCTCGCCTTCGCCCTCCCGGCCAACAGCGACGCGTACGCCCGCCTCACTCCCCTCCTCCCCAAG GAAGATGAAGCTGAGATGGATATTGATGCAGCAGCTCCAGCAACTCAGATTTCTATCAAGCATGGCCTTCCTGAGATTGaaatatattgttctttgcttgttCTGATTTTCCTCATTGATCAGAAGAAATACGACGAG GCTAAAGCATGCGCAACTGGAAGCATTGCTCGTCTGAAGAACTTGAACAGGAGAACTGTTGATGTTTTGGCTTCTAGACTATACTTTTATTATTCATATGTGTATGAACTTACAAACACCCTTGCTGAAATTCGTGG TAATCTCCTTGGGTTACATAGAATGGCAACTTTACATCATGATGAGCTTGGTCAG GAAACCCTGCTCAACCTGCTTCTCCGTAATTATCTCCACTATAACTTGTATGACCAGGCAGAGAAACTTAGGTCGAAGGCACCACGTTTTGAAGCCCATTCCAACCAGCAA tTCTGCCGTTACCTCTTCTACTTGGGGAAAATCAGAACAATTCAGTTGGAGTACACTGATGCTAAAGAAAGCCTCCTGCAAGCTGCTAGGAAGGCACCGGCTGCAGCTCGTGGTTTTAGGATTCAGTGCAATAAATGGGCTATCATAGTAAGGCTGCTTCTTGGGGAGATCCCAGAGAGGACTGTTTTCATGCAGAAAGGAATGAAGGAAGCTTTGGCACCATATTTTGAGCTTACAAAT GCCGTCAGGATTGGCGATTTGGAACTGTTTAGAGCTGTTGCAGACAAATTTGCAAGCACATTCAGTGCAGACAGGACTCACAATTTGATTGTGAGGCTCCGCCACAATGTCATTCGAACTGGACTACGCAACATCAGCATTTCATACTCGCGGATCTCCCTTGCTGATATTGCGAAGAAGCTTAGGCTAGACACTGAGAATCCTGTTGCTGATGCGGAGTGCATCGTAGCCAAGgccataagagatggtgcaattgatgccaccATAGACCATGCAAATGGCTGGATGGTGTCGAAAGAAACTGGTGATGTCTACTCGACAAATGAACCCCAGGCTGCATTCAACTCCAGAATCGCTTTCTGCCTCAACATGCATAATGAAGCGGTCAAGGCCATGAGGTTCCCCCCGAATTCGCATAAGGAGAAGGAGAGCGCCGAGAAGCGCCGAGAAAGGCTCCAGCAGGAGGAAGAGCTGGCAAAGCACATGGccgaggaggatgacgatgatTTTTAA
- the LOC123100215 gene encoding polyamine oxidase 1 produces MTPTATTALVLALTLAHHASLAAAAGPRVIIVGAGMSGISAGKRLSEAGITDLVILEATDHLGGRMRKHNFGGVSVEIGANWVEGVNGGKMNPIWPLVNSTLKLRNFRSDFDGLAENVYKETGGVYDRAYVQKRLDRANEVEEGGAKLSAKLRPSGQDDMSILAMQRLNNHLPNGPASPVDMILDYFKHDYEFAEPPRVTSLQNVVPLATFRDFGDDVYFVADKRGYEAVVHHLAGQYLEADKARNIVDPRLQLNKVVREISYSGSGVTVRTEDDKVYKADYVMVSTSVGVLQSDLIQFKPRLPAWKVLSIYQFDMAVYTKIFVKFPRKFWPEGKGREFFLYASSRRGYYGVWQELEAPYPDANVLLVTVTDEESRRIEQQSDNQTKAEIVEVLRSMFSGEDVPDATDILVPRWWSDRFYRGTFSNWPIGVNRYEYDQLRAPVGRVYFTGEHTSEHYNGYVHGAYLSGIDSADILIKCAHKRMCKYHIPGKFD; encoded by the exons ATGACGCCCACCGCAACCACTGCTCTGGTGCTCGCACTGACCCTTGCACACCATGcctcccttgccgccgccgccggccccagGGTCATCATCGTCGGCGCCGGCATGTCCG GGATCTCAGCGGGGAAGCGGCTGTCGGAGGCCGGGATAACGGACCTGGTGATCCTGGAGGCGACGGACCACCTCGGCGGGAGGATGCGCAAGCACAACTTCGGCGGCGTCAGCGTGGAGATCGGCGCCAACTGGGTGGAGGGCGTCAACGGCGGCAAGATGAACCCCATCTGGCCCCTCGTCAACTCCACGCTCAAGCTCAGGAACTTCCGCTCCGACTTCGACGGCCTCGCCGAGAACGTCTACAAGGAGAC GGGCGGCGTCTACGACAGAGCGTACGTGCAGAAGAGACTCGACCGGGCGAACGAGGTGGAAGAGGGCGGCGCGAAGCTCTCCGCCAAGCTGCGGCCCAGCGGCCAGGATGACATGTCCATCCTCGCCATGCAACGCCTCAACAACCA CTTGCCCAACGGGCCGGCGTCGCCGGTGGACATGATCCTGGACTACTTCAAGCACGACTACGAGTTCGCCGAGCCGCCGCGGGTGACCAGCCTGCAGAACGTGGTCCCTCTCGCCACCTTCCGCGACTTCGGGGACGACGTGTACTTCGTCGCCGACAAGCGCGGCTACGAGGCCGTCGTGCACCACCTCGCCGGCCAGTACCTCGAGGCCGACAAGGCCCGCAACATCGTCGACCCCCGCCTTCAACTCAACAAG GTGGTGAGGGAGATCTCCTACTCCGGGAGCGGCGTCACCGTGAGGACGGAGGACGACAAGGTGTACAAGGCAGACTACGTCATGGTCTCCACCAGCGTGGGGGTCCTGCAGTCCGATCTTATACAGTTTAAGCCACGACTTCCT GCGTGGAAGGTTCTCTCCATCTACCAGTTCGACATGGCCGTGTACACCAAGATCTTCGTCAAGTTCCCCCGGAAGTTCTGGCCCGAAGGGAAAGGGAGGGAGTTCTTCCTCTACGCCAGCAGCAGGAGAGGCTACTACGGAGTATGGCAG GagcttgaggcgccgtacccagaCGCCAACGTTCTCCTGGTCACCGTCACCGACGAGGAGTCGAGGCGGATCGAGCAGCAGTCGGACAACCAGACCAAGGCGGAGATCGTGGAGGTGCTGAGGAGCATGTTCTCCGGCGAGGACGTCCCCGACGCGACGGACATCCTCGTGCCACGGTGGTGGTCCGACAGGTTCTACAGGGGCACCTTCTCCAACTGGCCCATCGGCGTCAACCGCTACGAATACGACCAGCTCAGG GCACCGGTTGGGAGGGTTTATTTCACAGGGGAGCACACCAGCGAGCACTACAATGGTTATGTCCATGGAGCTTATCTTTCAG GTATTGACTCTGCAGATATTCTGATCAAGTGTGCTCATAAGAGAATGTGCAAATACCACATCCCGGGCAAGTTTGACTAG